In Bacteroidales bacterium, a single window of DNA contains:
- a CDS encoding CatB-related O-acetyltransferase, which produces MNAKIYPRIKDSQTIYLNTVIDNPNIIVGDYTVYNDFVDNPTLFEKNNVLYHYPINRDRLIIGKFCSIACGVKFIFNSANHTLNSLSTYTFPLFYDEWGLEKADVAEAWDNKGDIVIGNDVWIGFDAVIMAGVHIGDGAIIGARAVVTKDVPPYTIMGGVPAKEIRKRFDDETISKLQSLKWWDWSIDKIRRSIPFIMNADITELSQV; this is translated from the coding sequence ATGAATGCTAAAATATATCCGAGAATTAAGGATTCTCAAACTATCTATCTGAATACTGTAATCGACAATCCTAATATTATAGTCGGGGACTACACCGTTTATAACGATTTTGTTGATAATCCGACTTTGTTCGAGAAAAACAATGTACTTTACCATTATCCTATAAACCGTGACCGCTTGATTATCGGTAAGTTTTGCTCGATTGCCTGCGGTGTTAAGTTCATTTTTAATAGTGCAAATCATACTTTAAATTCATTATCAACTTACACTTTTCCTCTTTTTTATGATGAATGGGGATTGGAAAAGGCCGATGTTGCGGAGGCCTGGGATAATAAAGGCGATATTGTTATAGGGAATGACGTGTGGATTGGTTTTGATGCTGTAATCATGGCGGGTGTTCATATTGGAGACGGAGCCATCATAGGGGCAAGAGCCGTTGTTACTAAAGATGTTCCGCCTTATACGATAATGGGCGGCGTTCCGGCTAAAGAGATTCGCAAACGTTTCGATGACGAAACTATTTCGAAGCTACAGAGTCTGAAATGGTGGGATTGGTCTATAGACAAAATCAGAAGGTCTATCCCATTCATAATGAATGCCGATATTACAGAATTGTCGCAAGTATAG